The following coding sequences are from one Oscillatoria sp. FACHB-1406 window:
- a CDS encoding S1 RNA-binding domain-containing protein → MTSDSTRSQSSTAPFSMEDFEKALEDYSYEFSKGKVVRGKVFEYSSDGVYVDMGGKSPGFIPQKEISWERLSDAKLAEILPLGVEQEFVVLREQDENGQVLLSYRQVRIKQAWEEVKALHAEGKSVRVRVTGVNKGGVTGEVKELRAFIPRSHLLQKDDMDALIGQSLTASFLEVNPETNKLVLSQRDAIRASAMERLAPGTVVEGRVSSIKPYGVFVDLGSVSGLLHIREVSGSRVGALEQVFRIGQNIKVAIAEIDEYKNRISLSTKGFERYPGELLEKMDEVMAEAEERFMQKQQPGESE, encoded by the coding sequence ATGACATCCGATTCTACCCGCTCCCAATCCTCAACCGCTCCCTTTTCGATGGAAGATTTCGAGAAAGCTCTCGAAGACTACAGCTATGAATTCAGTAAGGGAAAAGTCGTGCGGGGAAAAGTTTTTGAATATAGTTCTGACGGGGTATATGTCGATATGGGCGGTAAGTCCCCAGGGTTTATCCCCCAGAAGGAAATTAGCTGGGAACGCTTGAGTGATGCGAAGTTAGCAGAAATTTTGCCCTTGGGCGTGGAACAAGAGTTTGTGGTGCTGCGAGAACAAGACGAAAACGGGCAGGTTTTGCTGTCTTACCGTCAAGTTCGTATCAAGCAAGCGTGGGAGGAAGTTAAGGCGCTGCACGCAGAAGGAAAATCGGTGCGAGTGCGCGTGACGGGCGTTAATAAGGGTGGCGTGACGGGAGAAGTCAAGGAGTTGCGCGCATTTATTCCGCGATCGCATCTTCTCCAAAAAGACGATATGGACGCTCTCATCGGTCAATCTTTAACCGCATCGTTCCTAGAAGTCAACCCGGAAACCAATAAACTGGTACTCTCCCAACGCGATGCGATTCGAGCGAGTGCGATGGAACGCCTCGCACCGGGAACGGTAGTCGAAGGAAGAGTCAGCAGCATTAAGCCTTACGGCGTTTTTGTCGATTTGGGCAGCGTTTCGGGATTGTTGCATATCCGAGAGGTGAGTGGTTCGCGGGTAGGGGCGCTCGAGCAGGTGTTCCGCATCGGACAAAATATTAAGGTGGCGATCGCCGAAATCGATGAATACAAAAACCGTATTTCCCTTTCGACAAAAGGCTTCGAGCGCTATCCCGGCGAACTGTTAGAAAAGATGGACGAGGTAATGGCGGAAGCGGAAGAACGCTTCATGCAGAAACAGCAGCCCGGAGAGAGTGAATAA
- a CDS encoding YdcF family protein: MSFLQARPFKIGAIGLGVSLGMLLIGLAATILIGNAIARQQAPTPQAILMLGGNLDREAFTATFARQHPQLKIWVSSGLPRSQASQIFSTAGIASDRVYLDYQAVDTVTNFSTLVGELKKHSIRHVYLVTSTYHMRRAKAIATLILGSQGIAFTPLAVPSRDPAESWLQVARDTGRAALWVFTGRTAATLNPKYYHLRDVAERDSEVRYQ; encoded by the coding sequence ATGAGCTTTTTGCAAGCAAGACCGTTCAAAATCGGTGCAATAGGGCTGGGAGTATCGCTGGGAATGCTTTTGATTGGGCTGGCAGCGACAATTTTAATCGGTAACGCGATCGCGCGGCAGCAAGCCCCCACTCCCCAAGCCATTCTCATGTTAGGGGGAAACCTCGATCGCGAAGCTTTCACCGCTACTTTTGCCCGCCAGCACCCCCAGCTAAAGATTTGGGTTTCTTCGGGCTTGCCGCGTTCCCAAGCCAGCCAAATCTTTAGCACTGCGGGAATTGCTAGCGATCGCGTCTACCTCGATTACCAAGCTGTCGATACCGTCACGAACTTTTCTACCCTCGTCGGCGAACTGAAAAAGCACTCGATTCGTCACGTTTACCTCGTTACTTCCACGTACCATATGCGTCGGGCAAAAGCGATCGCAACGCTCATTCTCGGCAGTCAAGGCATAGCCTTCACCCCCCTTGCCGTTCCCTCCCGCGATCCGGCAGAATCTTGGTTGCAAGTGGCGCGCGATACCGGACGAGCCGCCCTCTGGGTTTTCACGGGAAGAACCGCCGCTACGCTCAACCCTAAGTATTATCACTTACGGGATGTTGCGGAGCGTGATTCTGAGGTTCGGTATCAGTAA
- a CDS encoding cyclic nucleotide-binding domain-containing protein produces the protein MLSSFDRLLFIRRVSIFQDLRDEFLVKLASAMDELSFPANHTIFEQGEEGRSLYIVVSGRVRVHVGERDLAHLDKGTFFGEMALFDAEPRSASVTTTENCDCLTLNQLQLTDAIEETPEIAINITRSLSRRIRELNSKINSYEAQLKTRD, from the coding sequence ATGCTAAGTAGCTTCGATCGCTTATTATTTATCAGGCGCGTCTCCATCTTTCAGGATTTGCGGGATGAATTTTTAGTCAAATTAGCCTCGGCTATGGACGAACTCTCTTTTCCGGCCAACCACACGATTTTCGAGCAAGGAGAAGAAGGGCGATCGCTCTATATCGTCGTTTCGGGACGAGTGCGCGTTCATGTCGGCGAACGCGACCTCGCTCACCTCGATAAAGGCACTTTTTTCGGCGAAATGGCCCTTTTCGATGCAGAACCCCGCTCTGCCTCCGTCACAACCACAGAAAACTGCGATTGTCTCACGCTCAATCAGTTGCAATTAACCGACGCGATCGAAGAAACCCCAGAAATTGCCATCAATATTACTCGCAGTCTTTCGCGCCGCATTCGCGAACTCAACAGCAAAATTAATAGCTACGAAGCCCAATTGAAAACCCGAGATTGA
- a CDS encoding MFS transporter — protein sequence MKSKSARSKATWEQKLLKIFNLRPEEGERTLLMFAFYTATSVGMLWLEQATIALFLQKFGAEGLPIIYIASALMGSSLGLLYSWLQNNLALKRVFGIISLLMTIPLIFFRIGFEINAFNGLFAVGTAFALRLWMDAEEILNDLNSQVAANQLFNIREIKRTYPIISSGLLVGDVISGFSLPVIVFLVGLKNTILVAAVTILIGGGLLQFLSRRYKQAFPDTPVREFDELQPDYANRRGNRTLRKYIIPLFAFFILGEILFLLVEFQFFGELETVYSDETKLAAFLGLFSGSLGIFELTAQWFVSSRAVERLGVFVAAMFLPISLSTLGFAIVLLDMSSILELDSAQILFLGAVGLKFFDELLRYTLIAGIEPFLFQPLPAEIRSAVQARVQGIAEPLSTGLTGVSLAAGIWAISHFNLGRPETDLHKIQGGIFIGAIILFSLCWASCAWFLRASYVSLLVQSAEQGRLGFANVDLKAFKRAIIESLDRKTTEEDQRSCVELLARIDPASAGEILAPRLAGFSPGLQRESMEVMLKAPNAAYLGDVQRLLEQKPSLEVLAMALRYVWLSQPELETRTLQPYLHDRVDAIVRGTAAGLIVGRGKPSEKAQALATLETMWRSPRERERTIATQALQNTEADGEVLRRYINDLLQDESARVRCALLEAIAAKRLQDYYPSLIKGLYYKSTRAAAKRSLAALGDEALPLLAALVEDPRKPDFVRSQAGTAIAEIGSDLALNTLVPQVLSSWGTSRRNLLRILLKVAGDRGIEATLERLGRSGIEQLVEQEMLLLAQVFAAFLDFSPKALPGREGDLLRAALEGMQKDIFDRCFLLMQFLYPFNAIQAAIINLDSESENSVALGLEILDNTIDLPQKQVLIRVLERRPIKERIKDLAELMPYQPLSPSDRLRRLLELRHFLSDWSVACCFHAARSQRWPVAKEAILICLTHPSSFVREAVLAYLKEASPRTCLELLPLLKNDPDPLVAAQVDNLNAELGAAS from the coding sequence ATGAAGTCAAAGAGCGCACGCAGTAAAGCTACCTGGGAGCAAAAGCTTCTCAAAATCTTCAACCTCCGTCCCGAAGAAGGCGAACGAACTTTACTTATGTTCGCCTTCTACACGGCAACCTCTGTCGGAATGCTATGGCTCGAGCAAGCCACCATCGCCCTTTTCCTCCAAAAATTTGGAGCCGAAGGGTTGCCGATTATCTATATCGCCAGCGCCCTCATGGGGTCTAGTTTGGGATTGCTCTACTCCTGGTTGCAAAATAACTTAGCTCTCAAGCGAGTCTTCGGCATCATCTCCCTGCTGATGACCATTCCCCTAATCTTTTTCCGCATCGGCTTTGAAATTAACGCCTTCAACGGACTCTTTGCGGTGGGAACCGCCTTCGCCCTGCGCTTGTGGATGGATGCCGAAGAAATCCTCAACGACCTTAACTCTCAAGTCGCGGCCAACCAACTCTTCAACATTCGGGAAATCAAACGAACCTACCCGATTATCTCCAGCGGTTTGCTGGTAGGGGACGTAATTTCTGGGTTTTCCCTGCCGGTTATCGTCTTTCTGGTCGGTTTAAAAAATACGATTTTAGTGGCTGCGGTTACTATCTTGATTGGCGGCGGTTTATTGCAATTCTTAAGTCGGCGCTACAAACAAGCCTTTCCCGATACGCCCGTCCGAGAATTCGACGAACTTCAGCCCGATTACGCCAATCGTCGCGGCAATCGGACGCTTCGCAAATACATTATTCCCCTGTTTGCCTTTTTTATCTTGGGGGAAATTTTATTTTTGCTGGTAGAATTCCAATTTTTTGGGGAACTGGAAACGGTTTATAGCGATGAAACGAAATTAGCCGCGTTTTTAGGGCTGTTCTCCGGTTCTTTGGGCATCTTTGAACTGACAGCCCAATGGTTTGTCTCGTCGCGCGCGGTGGAGCGCTTGGGAGTGTTTGTGGCGGCGATGTTTTTGCCGATCTCCCTGTCTACCCTGGGATTTGCGATTGTCCTGCTCGATATGTCATCGATTTTGGAACTCGATAGCGCCCAAATTCTATTTTTAGGGGCGGTGGGCTTGAAGTTCTTCGACGAATTGTTGCGCTATACGCTGATTGCAGGGATCGAACCGTTTCTGTTTCAACCCCTACCGGCGGAGATTCGCAGCGCCGTGCAAGCGCGAGTGCAAGGAATCGCCGAACCGCTTTCGACGGGGCTGACGGGGGTGAGTTTGGCCGCTGGAATCTGGGCAATTTCCCATTTCAATTTGGGTCGTCCCGAAACGGATCTCCACAAAATTCAAGGTGGGATTTTTATTGGTGCAATTATTCTGTTTTCGCTGTGTTGGGCTTCTTGCGCTTGGTTTTTGCGCGCGAGCTATGTGAGTTTGTTGGTGCAAAGCGCCGAACAAGGTCGATTGGGCTTCGCGAATGTGGATTTGAAAGCGTTTAAGCGGGCGATTATTGAATCGTTGGATCGGAAAACGACGGAAGAAGACCAGCGTTCTTGCGTGGAGTTGCTGGCGCGCATCGATCCGGCGAGTGCGGGAGAAATTCTCGCGCCGCGTTTGGCGGGGTTCTCGCCGGGATTGCAGCGGGAGAGTATGGAGGTGATGTTAAAGGCTCCGAATGCGGCTTATTTGGGGGATGTACAGCGGTTGCTGGAGCAAAAGCCGAGCTTGGAAGTGTTGGCAATGGCGCTTCGCTACGTTTGGCTGTCGCAGCCGGAGTTAGAGACGCGGACGCTTCAGCCGTATTTACACGATCGCGTTGATGCGATCGTGCGCGGAACGGCGGCGGGTTTGATTGTCGGGCGGGGCAAACCGTCGGAGAAGGCGCAAGCGCTGGCGACGTTGGAGACCATGTGGCGATCGCCGCGCGAACGGGAACGCACGATCGCGACGCAAGCGTTGCAAAATACCGAGGCGGATGGGGAAGTGTTGCGGCGCTATATTAACGATTTATTGCAAGATGAGTCGGCGCGCGTGCGTTGTGCTTTGCTCGAAGCGATCGCGGCTAAGCGCTTGCAAGATTATTATCCATCTTTGATTAAAGGACTGTACTACAAATCGACGCGAGCGGCGGCTAAGCGATCGCTCGCCGCGTTGGGAGATGAAGCGCTACCGCTATTGGCGGCGTTAGTGGAGGATCCGCGCAAACCGGACTTCGTGCGATCGCAAGCCGGAACCGCGATCGCGGAAATCGGCAGCGATCTCGCCCTCAATACCTTAGTTCCGCAAGTGCTATCGAGTTGGGGAACCAGCCGCCGCAACCTTTTACGGATTCTGTTAAAAGTCGCTGGCGATCGCGGCATTGAAGCCACCCTAGAACGCTTGGGACGCAGCGGGATCGAACAGTTAGTCGAGCAAGAAATGCTCCTGCTGGCGCAAGTTTTTGCCGCCTTCCTCGATTTCAGCCCGAAAGCCTTACCGGGACGCGAGGGAGATTTACTGCGAGCAGCCCTCGAGGGAATGCAAAAAGATATCTTCGATCGCTGCTTTTTGTTAATGCAGTTTCTCTACCCCTTTAATGCCATTCAAGCAGCGATTATTAACCTCGATTCGGAATCTGAAAACAGCGTCGCCTTGGGCTTAGAAATTTTGGATAATACCATCGACCTGCCTCAAAAACAGGTTCTCATTCGAGTGTTAGAAAGACGACCGATAAAAGAGCGGATTAAAGATTTAGCCGAACTCATGCCCTACCAGCCTCTAAGTCCCAGCGATCGCCTGCGCCGCCTTTTAGAGTTGCGTCACTTCCTCTCCGATTGGTCGGTGGCTTGCTGTTTCCACGCCGCGCGATCGCAGCGTTGGCCGGTTGCCAAAGAAGCCATTTTAATCTGCTTGACCCACCCGAGCAGTTTCGTGCGCGAAGCCGTTCTCGCTTACCTCAAAGAAGCCAGTCCGAGAACCTGTTTGGAACTTCTGCCCCTGTTGAAAAACGATCCGGATCCCTTGGTTGCCGCCCAAGTCGATAACCTCAACGCAGAATTGGGGGCAGCCTCTTAA
- the recF gene encoding DNA replication/repair protein RecF: protein MYLKNLHLRGFRNYSDQTVEFESRKTIIVGDNAQGKSNLLEAIELLATLKSHRTARDRDLVREQDSEGRIQATVARAYGEAELALTLRKKGRRTVRLNSEILRRQIDFLGLLNAVEFSSLDLDLVRGSPESRRNWLDALLVQLEPIYAHILQQYHQVLRQRNALLKKIRDDRPGKEELIAQLPLWDVQLAASGSRVTRRRARVIERLAPLARAWHASISGATEVLEIEYLPNVRSSQDHPESVQQSFLEKLEQRRIAEQQLGTSVVGPHRDEVELSIDRTPARFYGSQGQQRTLVLALKLAELKLIEEVVGEPPLLLLDDVLAELDLKRQNQLLEAIQDRFQTLITTTHADSFGAHWQLDSQILSVEAGKIRVC from the coding sequence ATGTACCTCAAAAACTTGCATCTGCGCGGTTTTCGGAACTACAGCGACCAAACGGTTGAATTTGAGTCCCGCAAAACCATCATTGTGGGGGATAACGCACAGGGCAAGTCAAACTTGTTAGAAGCGATTGAATTGCTCGCTACCCTGAAAAGTCATCGAACGGCGCGCGATCGCGATTTAGTGCGCGAACAAGACAGCGAAGGACGCATCCAAGCCACCGTCGCGAGGGCTTACGGCGAAGCAGAACTCGCGCTAACGCTGCGCAAAAAAGGACGACGTACCGTTCGCCTCAATAGCGAAATACTCCGCCGCCAAATCGATTTTCTCGGTTTACTCAACGCTGTCGAATTCTCCAGTCTCGACCTCGATCTCGTGCGCGGCAGCCCAGAAAGCCGACGCAACTGGCTTGACGCTCTCCTGGTGCAACTCGAACCGATCTACGCTCATATCTTGCAGCAATACCACCAAGTGCTGCGCCAGCGCAACGCCCTGCTCAAAAAAATTCGCGATGACCGTCCCGGTAAAGAGGAACTCATCGCCCAACTTCCGTTATGGGATGTGCAGTTAGCGGCAAGCGGTTCTCGCGTTACGCGGCGGCGCGCCCGCGTTATCGAGCGCCTCGCACCCCTCGCGCGCGCTTGGCACGCCAGCATCAGCGGTGCAACCGAAGTTCTCGAAATCGAATATCTCCCCAACGTTCGTTCCTCGCAAGACCATCCCGAAAGCGTTCAGCAGTCGTTCCTAGAGAAACTCGAACAGCGTCGCATTGCCGAACAACAACTCGGCACTTCCGTTGTCGGGCCACACCGCGATGAAGTCGAGTTGAGCATTGACCGAACGCCAGCGCGCTTTTATGGTTCCCAAGGTCAGCAGCGAACCTTGGTTCTCGCGCTCAAGTTAGCTGAGTTAAAACTGATTGAAGAAGTTGTCGGCGAACCGCCGTTATTGCTGCTTGATGACGTACTGGCAGAACTCGACCTCAAACGGCAGAATCAATTGCTAGAGGCGATTCAAGATCGATTTCAAACGCTGATTACGACGACTCACGCCGATTCTTTTGGGGCGCATTGGCAGTTGGATTCGCAAATTCTTTCGGTGGAAGCGGGGAAAATTAGAGTTTGTTGA
- a CDS encoding efflux RND transporter periplasmic adaptor subunit — MKLYWTTGIMGCVAAIATGCSRGPAQGGGEPPNPTVPVKVQVVKTTDIQESSEFVGTLEARQKVELRPRIEGRIERIFARSGDRVAAETAIISLQPNKDQAQLRAATENINVQRANLNSVRAELSAAEAQQSQAEARAQSAQALLQSQEAEIKRQQAEVQSQEAEVKLREDEYQRTLFLVSQGVQSQQTLDEKTRNLATARASLASARASLESNFALRSSQAEALNAARSAEQESKERVKGALAALDREKASIKQAEAQQDSATQDFQFTRVTAPIAGTVGDIPVKVGDVVDSKTVLTSITQNDNLELRLSVPIESATRLRIGLPVQLVFAPLRGSLRDRPIQIEGNISFISPQVDRTAQSVLAKATFPNEAGNLRDGQTVKAKVLWSQKKGIAIPTTAVSRIAGQSFVFVAVPAQDGKGGTIAQQKPVTLGALQGQTYPVLKGIKPGDRIAVEGVLKLRNGSPIEPSL, encoded by the coding sequence TTGAAACTTTACTGGACTACGGGCATTATGGGTTGCGTTGCCGCGATCGCAACCGGGTGCAGTCGCGGCCCTGCACAAGGGGGTGGCGAGCCGCCCAATCCCACCGTTCCCGTTAAAGTCCAAGTCGTGAAAACGACCGATATTCAAGAGAGTTCTGAGTTTGTCGGGACGCTGGAAGCGCGGCAAAAGGTGGAGCTTCGCCCTCGTATCGAAGGGCGGATCGAACGGATTTTTGCGCGTAGCGGCGATCGCGTCGCGGCAGAGACTGCTATTATCAGCTTGCAGCCCAATAAAGACCAAGCCCAATTGCGCGCTGCGACTGAAAATATTAACGTGCAGCGTGCCAATCTCAACAGCGTGCGCGCCGAACTCAGCGCCGCCGAAGCCCAACAATCCCAAGCTGAAGCTCGCGCCCAGAGCGCCCAAGCCCTCCTGCAAAGCCAAGAAGCAGAAATCAAACGCCAGCAAGCCGAGGTTCAAAGTCAGGAAGCGGAAGTTAAATTGCGCGAAGATGAATATCAACGCACGCTATTTCTCGTTTCCCAAGGCGTTCAGTCTCAGCAAACTTTAGATGAGAAAACCCGCAACCTCGCTACGGCTCGCGCTTCTCTGGCTTCAGCGAGAGCTTCTCTCGAATCAAACTTTGCCCTTCGCAGTTCGCAAGCCGAAGCCCTCAATGCCGCCCGAAGTGCGGAGCAAGAATCAAAAGAGCGAGTTAAAGGAGCTTTAGCAGCATTAGACCGAGAAAAAGCCAGCATTAAACAAGCTGAAGCCCAGCAAGATTCGGCAACGCAGGACTTTCAGTTCACCCGCGTTACGGCTCCAATTGCGGGGACGGTGGGCGATATTCCGGTGAAAGTGGGCGATGTGGTAGACAGCAAGACCGTTCTCACCTCGATTACTCAGAACGATAACTTGGAGTTGCGTCTATCGGTTCCGATTGAATCGGCGACACGACTGCGGATCGGTTTGCCCGTTCAACTTGTTTTCGCGCCGCTTCGCGGATCCCTGCGGGATCGCCCCATTCAGATCGAAGGGAATATTAGTTTTATCTCACCGCAAGTCGATCGCACTGCACAGTCAGTTCTGGCTAAAGCGACTTTTCCCAATGAGGCGGGTAACTTGCGCGACGGGCAAACGGTGAAGGCAAAGGTGTTATGGTCGCAGAAAAAAGGCATCGCCATTCCGACAACCGCAGTTTCGCGAATTGCCGGTCAATCTTTCGTTTTTGTTGCCGTACCCGCCCAGGATGGAAAAGGCGGGACAATCGCCCAACAAAAGCCCGTCACGCTCGGTGCATTGCAAGGACAAACTTACCCCGTTCTGAAGGGGATTAAACCGGGCGATCGCATCGCCGTTGAAGGCGTTCTCAAACTTCGGAACGGCTCGCCTATCGAACCGAGTTTGTAA
- a CDS encoding TolC family protein: MLAFRFCVVVSAGAIAILGYRADASAREMPLAIKTEFARAGTSAAAPEVALKPATSLESEPFSREAGEAPQPALSVSPQISQGSAAEAEAPVLAQRPVDAIDTAAPSPVIEPAARPNPTAPVNSEVILDAFKSALNEAGTAAIAEAKPAPSTATPEAVLMVETTPDRAPKVLEVFKNTIARFEGVEHAIVTENPTEPDRPVSTAVSPAFASTQGVPFDRILERFRNATNDRASNSVLPSEQAIPVSEHLLNPERRAIEAPAPVPVADDNLAAQTVLEAFAAIARDAASQPVREPATERPVLAQTQPFNPFNRILNRVRQVTLSPPETQPSAEFSTPVPAPSPSAVTVASSEPLPAAASILDAFTRAVEQETRSPAPQNPQTVTPVDRAPETTSLGATLDRIEAGFAQLSPSSLATPGADSISVPAAEAPAPSRENEIAPSPPALPQQPFAPFSRILDRFKTYQPSELSETTITARSTAIAHSEADFNAPSPRSVLNAFQQVIVNPPAPNSTPTPELVFQSPSPPVSQSPSPPVSQSPSLPVSQSPSPPVSQSPSPPLSPSPPLPLSQSSPPAASLSGLDSPAYLDGSPNPLLFPARPEDVQIDINKPISLQEAIELARRNNPTLQGARIELDVAREQLREALAAEYPTLSTQFNLTRTDSAQQDLSNQNQNPLLNQNSGTINTTADARLELSYDLLTGGRRTAQIKAAEEQIRLRQLNAETLAEQTRFDVTSNYYDLQEADARVDIERAAVADATRTLRDAQLLEQAGLGTRFDVLRAQVDLANSQQNLATAQSQQVISRRTLASILGINQQANISAADPIERSGQWELPLEDTIVLAFRNRAELQQQIVQRNISDQQREVALSALRPQVSLFANYNMLGLLNDNRGLADGYTVGARLQWTLFEGGAAGARAAQQEKNMELAASRFDDQRNKVRLEVEQAYNNIQASETNIQTANVALQLAQESLRLARLRFSAGVGTQTEVINAQTELTKARGNLLTAIINYNRSLAALQRAVSNYPDDRLFDIENNW; the protein is encoded by the coding sequence ATGCTTGCATTTCGTTTTTGTGTGGTGGTGAGTGCTGGGGCGATCGCGATTTTGGGCTACAGGGCAGACGCTTCAGCCCGGGAAATGCCTTTGGCGATAAAAACGGAGTTCGCGCGCGCCGGAACTTCGGCGGCAGCACCGGAAGTTGCCTTAAAACCCGCAACCTCACTGGAATCCGAGCCATTCTCACGGGAAGCTGGAGAAGCGCCTCAGCCCGCCCTGTCAGTTTCCCCGCAAATCTCGCAGGGGAGCGCAGCAGAAGCAGAAGCGCCCGTTCTCGCTCAGCGTCCGGTGGATGCGATCGATACGGCTGCCCCTTCACCCGTTATCGAGCCAGCAGCCCGCCCGAACCCGACTGCGCCGGTCAATAGCGAAGTAATTCTCGATGCGTTTAAAAGTGCCTTGAACGAAGCGGGAACGGCTGCCATTGCCGAAGCGAAACCCGCGCCCTCAACGGCGACCCCAGAAGCGGTTTTAATGGTCGAAACGACTCCCGATCGCGCGCCGAAGGTACTAGAAGTCTTTAAGAACACGATCGCGCGCTTTGAGGGCGTAGAACACGCGATCGTGACCGAAAACCCGACTGAACCCGATCGCCCCGTTTCCACAGCCGTTTCGCCCGCCTTCGCCAGCACCCAAGGCGTTCCCTTCGATCGCATCCTCGAACGCTTCCGCAACGCCACAAACGACAGGGCGAGCAACTCCGTTCTGCCCTCAGAGCAAGCAATTCCCGTCTCCGAACATCTCCTCAACCCAGAACGACGCGCGATCGAAGCCCCCGCCCCCGTTCCAGTCGCCGATGACAATCTCGCCGCTCAAACCGTTCTCGAAGCCTTCGCAGCGATCGCGCGCGATGCCGCTTCACAGCCAGTTCGGGAGCCAGCAACCGAACGTCCCGTTCTCGCCCAAACCCAGCCTTTTAACCCGTTTAATCGCATCCTCAATCGCGTCCGCCAAGTGACCTTGAGTCCGCCGGAAACCCAACCGAGCGCGGAGTTCTCCACGCCAGTTCCCGCACCGAGTCCATCCGCCGTTACGGTGGCAAGCTCGGAACCCCTACCCGCTGCCGCTTCGATTTTAGATGCCTTTACGCGCGCGGTGGAGCAGGAAACGCGATCGCCAGCCCCCCAAAATCCTCAAACCGTTACGCCGGTCGATCGAGCGCCAGAGACGACTTCCTTGGGAGCAACCCTCGATCGCATTGAAGCAGGGTTTGCGCAACTTTCACCCTCGAGTTTGGCAACCCCTGGAGCGGATTCAATCTCGGTTCCTGCCGCTGAAGCTCCCGCTCCGTCTCGGGAAAACGAGATCGCGCCCTCACCGCCCGCACTCCCTCAACAGCCTTTCGCTCCCTTCTCGCGCATTCTCGATCGCTTTAAAACCTATCAGCCCTCAGAACTCTCAGAAACAACCATTACAGCGCGATCGACCGCGATCGCTCACAGCGAGGCAGACTTCAACGCCCCCAGCCCCCGTTCCGTTCTCAATGCCTTTCAACAGGTCATTGTCAATCCGCCTGCACCCAACTCCACCCCCACACCAGAATTAGTCTTCCAGTCTCCCAGTCCCCCAGTCTCCCAGTCTCCCAGTCCCCCAGTCTCCCAGTCCCCCAGTCTCCCAGTCTCCCAGTCCCCCAGTCCCCCAGTCTCCCAGTCCCCCAGTCCCCCCCTCTCCCCCTCTCCCCCTCTCCCCCTCTCCCAGTCCAGCCCGCCCGCCGCCTCCCTGAGTGGCTTAGATTCCCCCGCCTACCTGGATGGAAGTCCCAATCCTCTCCTGTTTCCCGCCCGCCCGGAAGACGTACAGATTGACATTAATAAACCCATTAGCTTGCAAGAAGCGATCGAACTGGCGCGACGCAATAATCCCACGCTGCAAGGGGCGCGGATCGAACTCGATGTCGCCCGCGAACAGTTGCGCGAAGCCCTCGCTGCCGAATATCCCACCCTGAGTACGCAATTTAATCTGACTCGTACCGACTCCGCCCAACAAGACCTAAGCAATCAAAATCAAAATCCGCTGTTAAATCAAAACTCCGGTACGATTAATACCACCGCTGACGCGCGCTTGGAACTGAGCTACGACCTGTTGACGGGCGGGCGCAGAACGGCTCAGATTAAGGCTGCTGAAGAGCAAATTCGCCTGCGGCAACTCAATGCAGAAACGCTCGCCGAACAGACGCGCTTTGATGTCACCAGTAATTACTACGACCTTCAGGAAGCCGATGCGCGAGTGGATATCGAACGAGCGGCAGTAGCGGATGCAACGCGCACCCTCCGTGACGCACAGTTACTCGAACAAGCGGGACTGGGGACGCGATTTGACGTGCTGCGCGCTCAAGTTGATTTAGCCAACAGCCAGCAAAACTTAGCAACCGCTCAATCGCAACAGGTGATTTCCCGCCGCACTTTGGCCAGTATATTGGGGATTAACCAACAAGCGAATATCTCGGCCGCCGATCCGATCGAACGGTCGGGACAGTGGGAACTGCCGCTGGAAGATACCATCGTTCTAGCCTTCAGAAATCGCGCCGAACTCCAGCAACAAATCGTACAGCGCAATATCAGCGATCAACAGCGCGAAGTCGCTCTATCCGCTCTTCGGCCTCAAGTGAGTTTATTCGCCAACTACAATATGTTGGGGCTGCTGAACGACAATCGGGGCTTAGCAGACGGTTATACGGTTGGGGCAAGATTGCAGTGGACGCTGTTTGAAGGCGGGGCTGCGGGCGCGAGAGCCGCCCAACAAGAAAAGAATATGGAATTAGCGGCATCTCGCTTCGATGACCAGCGTAATAAAGTTCGTTTGGAAGTCGAACAAGCCTACAATAATATTCAGGCCAGCGAGACGAATATTCAAACTGCTAATGTTGCACTGCAACTCGCTCAAGAAAGTTTGCGTTTGGCTCGGTTGCGCTTTAGTGCGGGAGTAGGGACGCAAACTGAAGTGATTAACGCTCAAACTGAATTAACGAAAGCGCGGGGGAATTTACTGACGGCTATTATCAATTACAATCGCAGTTTAGCGGCTTTACAACGAGCAGTGAGCAATTACCCGGACGATCGTTTATTCGACATCGAAAATAATTGGTAG